GACGAGCCACTGCCCTTCCCCGACCGTTTGTCGGCGTAAAACGTTCGTTTTTGCCCACCCGCCCACGATCTTTAGGAGTAGTTAAAAATTAAAAGTTAAAAAAGAATCAAGTCCGATGTGTGGACTTCGTTTTTTAACTTTTAATTTTTAACTTTGGTTCGGGTGTCGATACCTCCGGTCCCGAATTCGTTCCGAACCCTGTTCTCCGGCCTCCTTGATCTGGTCTGGCCGCGGTCGTGCTATTTGTGCGACCAACGAATCGATACGGCGACCCGCAGCGGCTGCGTTTGTTCGACTTGCCGAGGCGAGTTGACCAGCGATTCGGCGGCGACCTGCCCGCGGTGCGCGGAAACCGTGGGGCCGCATACCGATACCACTGCCGGTTGCATGAACTGCCGCTCAAGGCGGTTCTCGTTCGCCGGCGCCGTCCGACTCGGGGCTTACCAAGGGAAGTTGCGGGACGCGGTGTTACTCGCTAAACACGAGGGCGGCGAACCGCTCGCCGAGGAACTCGGTGCCCTGCTGGGGACCACCCGCACCGCCCCCCTCAACGCGGTCGCTGCCGAAGCCGTGGTGCCCGTCCCGTTGCACTGGCAACGGCGGTGGGCACGTGGGTACAACCAGTCGGAGGCTGTCGCCCGCGGGTTGGCCCATGTCCTGGGGCTGCCCTGCCGACCACGGTGGCTGATTCGAACGCGGCCGACGGCGCAGCAACGGCTCGTTTCTGCGGCCGCCCGGTGGGAAAACGTCCGCGGGGCGTTCCGGACCGGATTCGGAGTCCGGGTGCGCGGCGTGCGGATTCTGCTGGTCGACGACGTGCTAACGACTGGGGCGACGGTGGATGCCGCCGCAGCCGCGTTAATGAGTGCCGGGGCCGCGCAAGTGAGTGTGGCCGTCATCGCTCACAGGTAACTTCAGGAAAGGAAACCAAAGCCGGTCGTCTCGGGTCTATTGGGCTGTCCGACGAGTCGGGCAGAATAGAACGAAAATGCCGGCACGAAGATTCTCGGGAACTGGCACGGGCGCACCAATTGCTAGTGTATTCCGGCCAGCCTAACTGTTATTCTCAGGATTGCGCAGCACCGGGCGGGCGCGAGAGACCGCCGGGGGCGCGAGGGAGTGGGTAAGATGCACCGTGTTCTACTCGCCGGTTTGGTCGTGTTCGCGTCGGTCGGGGGTGCCCGGGCCGGCGCGGAACAGTATTTCTCCGAGACGTCCAAAGATTTCGGGACTACCCCGCGTGGGCCGATCCTGATCCACTACTTCACCGTCAAAAACACGTCTCAGCAGACGCTGAACCTGGGCCCGGCCCGCGTTTCGTGCGGCTGTGTTACGCCTACGGTCATGAAGAGTCAGCTCGCCCCGGGTGAAACGACCGCCGTCGTCGCGCACATGGACTCGCGGCGAATTCCCCAGGCGAACGTCCTCAAGACGGTGATCGTTTACGTTCCCGTTCAGAACAGCGGGACCGGGATTTTCGAGGAAGTCCAACTCCGCGTCTCGGCGATCGCCCGGGACGACCTCGTGATGTCCCCGGAAACGTTCGCGTTCGGAACGGTTCGCAAGGGTCAAGGCGGCAAGTCGACGACCAAGATTACGTTTTACAGCGACCCGAACTGGAAAATCAGCGATGTCATGAGTACCGGCGTCTACGTGAAAGCCGAAGCCAAGCCGGTCGCTCACCAGGGAAGCGAAGCGGTGTACGAAATCACCGCCACGCTCGACCCGAAGTGCCCGGTCGGGAACTGGACCGCGGACATCTGGCTGAAATCGACCGCCCCGGGCATCGAGCGGCTGCGAATTCCGGTGACCGTCAACGTGGTCGCCCCGATCGTCGCCAACCCGGAAGCCGTCAAGTTCGGCGACGTGAAGGTCGGTGAAACGGCCGACCAGAAGGTGATCCTCCAGGGCAACCAGGCCTTCAAGATTCTCAAAATCAAGGGAGCCAAGGACGACCTGGAAGTGAAGGCCGTCGGCGAAGGATCGCGGCCGGTTCACATCCTGAAACTCGCTCTCAAGGCCAGCGAATCGGGCGACGTGACCGAGTCCATCGAAGTCGAAACCGACCACCCCGATCAACCGACCGTCGTCATCCCGGTGACCGCGAAAGCCGCGAAATAAGCAGCATTCTTTTGGCCGCGGATGAGCGCAGACGAACGCGGATCGGAAGAAGAGATCAGATTTTCTGACTCCTCTCTTCTTCCGATCCGCGTTCGTCTGCGCTCATCCGCGGCCAAAAACGTTTTCCCAACTTATCCATTCTCGTTGACCGGATCAGGCGCTCGGCGCGGGTCTCCGACCCCGCCGTTCGGCCCGACCGAAGGTCTCCCGTACCCCCCGGCACGCGTGCTCATCCGGTCGGTGTCTCGTGCGGCAGTGTCGGGATCGGCGAGCGGACGTCCCTTCTCGTGCGGCTCGAAGATGCTGTGTCGATCCGTGTAAACCGCCAGCGGTCGGCCGTATTTCCGCAGGCCGAACGGCGGGGTCGGAGACCCGCGCCGAGCGCGATCAGAATTTCTCCCTTCATCTGGTCCGCGTTCTTCTGCGTTCATCTGCGGCGAGAAAAGTTTTCCCAACTTATCCATTCTCGTTGACCGGAACACTTCCCGCAGTCTCGTGGTGTATGCGGCCTGATAATTTAGACCGCTTGTAGCAGTTCGCAGGATTCTGCCGATCCCAACTGTCAGAACAGTTCTCGGGGTTCTGACAACTGGGCGAGGCGGGCCATGACTGCGAAACTTTGGGTGGCCGGGTTAGCCGCGGGTCTTTTGGTCGGCGGGGTGGGTTGCGTCAGTTGCAACAACAAAGGGTTTTCCGAATCGCTGCACCCGACCGCGACCTGCGAGTACCCGCCGTACGTCCGCCAAAAAGTCTACCTGTTCATGATGAACGGCCTGGACGTCCTCGAATTCGCCGGGATGCTCGACCTCCGCGACAAACTCAGCAAGACCGGCTACCCCAAGGTCTACTACGCCCAGCGCGAAGACAAGGAATGGTATTACCGCGAGTTGCGCCGCGTGGTTCGCGACGACCCGTCCGCGCGGGTGCTGCTCCTCGGATACGGAGCCTGCACCGACCGAGTTCTGGCTCTCGCCCGGGATTCTATCCGCGACCAGCTGCCGCTCGACGGTGTGATTTTCATCGACCCGGTCGGTGTCGACTGTGACTTACAAACGACACTCCCGACGCACACGATGATCATCCGGTCACCCCTCTGGGTGGGGGGAACTGGCTTGTCCGGGACCGAGAACATTACAGTCTCGCACACTCATCACTACTCGGTCCCGAACCACCCGTCCACGGTCGAGTTTATCCACCGGTTGATGTCGGAATCCGCCTCGCGGGTCCGCATCGAATCGACCGACAACATCCCCCGGTTGCCGCTGTACGACAAACCGCTCCCGACGCCGCGACCGATCGACCCGGCCACACTGCTGCCCCCGCCGCCCGAGTGGACTTTCCTGAAGCCGCCGTGCCGATACCCGTCGATGGTGATCGAGCCGATCGTGATCCCGATCGCCACGCCGCAATAAGCGACAGACGCGATCGACGGGGGGATACAGTCGTTTCCCCCGCTGTCGACCGCCATACGCGACCCAAGATGACAGTCAGAAAATACGGCCCGGACGAATGCTCAAATGAAATGTGCAAAAAATGAAAACCGTGATTGCTTTCCATTTTCCGCGGGCGTAGTGTTGAGTGAAGACGGTTCACACCGTCTCACTATGAGGCCGAGAGTGTACGAAAGCTGAACTGTTGGGCGACAGTTTCCAGCCAAGTCGCTCTCGGCCTCACCTTTTTCGGCCGCGTTTTTCCCCTCGCATAGCATCTCGCTTTTCCGGCAGACCGTCTCGACATCTCCGTGCCATGCCGGTTGAATGAGCCCATGAAGATCAAGCAGCGGGCGAGTGATTTCCGCGTCGAGGAATTGACCGACGTCAGCGCAGTCTCCGTAGGAGAATTCGCGCTCTATCGCCTCGAAAAAACCGGATGGACCACGCCGGACGCGCTGGCGATCGTTCGCAAACGTTGGGACATCGACGCCCGCCGGCTGAGCAGCGGCGGTCTGAAAGACCGTCACGCCGAGACGAGCCAATACTTCACCATCTACCGCGGTCCCACGAGGAATCTCGCGCACGAGCGCATCAACGTGACCTACCTCGGCCGCGCGACCGAGCCGTTCACGTCGCAAAACATCATCGCGAATCGGTTCGCCGTCACGCTGCGCGACCTGAATGCGGCTGCCGAAACAGCCGCTCTCGCCGCCGCGGACAGCATCGCATCGGTGGGTTTGCCGAACTATTTCGACGACCAGCGGTTCGGCTCGGTGGGGGAAGATCACGCCTTCATCGCGCGGGAAATGGTGTTCGGTCGCTTTGAAGAAGCACTGAAACTCGCGCTAACCGCCCCCTACGAGTTCGACCGGGCCGAGCAGAAACGCGAGAAGGACATACTCCGCCGGCATTGGGGGCGGTGGGCCGAATGCGCCGCCCAACTTCCCTACGGCCACGTGCGGGGTTTAATCTTGCACCTGTCCACGAACCCGGGCGATTTCCGCAACGCGGTGGCCCGCCTGCATCCTGAGTTACAGGGTCTTTACCTCTCGGTTTACCAAAGCGCGCTCTGGAACCGGATTCTAGACCGCTGGCTACGCGACACATTCCCGACCGCCGACCTCGGGGCAATCGAGTTGCGACTCGGGACGTTTGCAGCACCGCTTCAGGTGCCGGAAAATCTGTTACCACCGTGGACCAGTTATACCCTTCCGTTGCCTTCGGCGCGGATCAAGCCGGAGCCCGGTGCCTGGTGGGCCACGGTTGCCGAAGCGGTGCTGGCCGAAGACGGTTTGACGCTCGGAGAGCTAAAAATTCCGGGGCTCCGCAAGCCGTTCTTTTCCAAGGGCGATCGCCTGATTTGCGTCCGTCCCACCGGCGTCCGCACCGAGCCGGATAACGACGATTTACACCAGGGGCGGCGCAAGATCACCTTTCTTTTTGATCTGCCCCGCGCGAGCTACGCGACAATGTTCGTGAAAAGGCTGTTCGCCACGAATACATGAATCGCGGCTTACTTCCCGGCGACCAGATCCCGAAACGTGTTGCAAATGATCGGCGCGGCCTCGGGGCCGACGCTGTTGATCTCGCCGTATTGGGCGCTCTTCAAGCCGTAGCAGAAGGGGGCTTTTTCGTCCCACTGGCGTTTGGGGATGAAGTACCCGAGTTGGTCGTTCCCGAGGCCGATCAGCATTTTGTGCTTGCTCTTGAGTTGGGCGTAAATCGCGGGCTCGATCGGCGCGGTCGGGAAGTCGGCGTTCGGGTCGGCCGGGTCTTGCACTTTGCCGAGTACGAGTTCGGGGTAGATCTCGCCGGGAATCACCGCGACGTCGAGGGCGCCGAGTTTGAGGTAACTGATCTCGGTCCGGACCGCGACCGGCTTGGTCGTGTCCTTCGTTTCGACCGGGTCCATCACGGCGGGGTCGCCATCCCACGCGTACATCTTGCGGTTCAACACGCCGCTCGATCCCGCGAGCTTGTAGATCACGTTGTCCACCGGGACCAGGATTCGCTTCGTCCGCACGGAAAGGGGTGTCAACGTGATCGGCGTGGCGGACCCAAGCGCCTTGTCGGCGAGTTGCCCCACGAGGCGGCCGTATTGTTCGGACTTCTCAAAGGTGCCGTCTTTCAAGACTTTTCCCGCCGCGTCGCGGACTTCCACGCCGAGCGAGGTCATGAGACCGCCGACGGTTCCGGTGAAATAGGCCACCGGGCACTGGTGCGTCTCGGCGAGATGCTTGACCGTGTAGTGGACGTAGTCCGCGGTGATCTCAGTGTTCTTACTTGAGAGCAATTCCGGGTGGCAGTTCCATTGCACCAGAATTCCCAGCGGCTTCCCGCCATCCGGCGAATCGAACCGGAGGGCCACGAGTTCGTCGTGCTTGACGATCGGCAGGCGGCCGTCGCGGAGCAGGTCGTCGCCGGAAGTGGAACCGATCACGGCCCGCGCCGGCTTCCGCGCCGCGTCGGCCGCCTTGATCGCCGCCGCCGCCCCGTCGACGACCTTCTTCAAGTATTCGGGATCGACACCACTCTGAAACGGGCTCCGCCCCCAGAGCCCGAGGGTGTCCGGTCCTTCGTGGTTATGTGTACTCGACACCAGGACGAACTTGAACCCCGTTAATTGCTCGCGTACTCGCTCGACGCTCGGCAGAAAGAGCCCGACCACGTCGATCGACACGAGTGCGATTTTGTCCTCGCCGTCGGCGAGAACGACCGCGCGGGCTGAGATCGGGTCGTGAATCTTGGTCGCGACGCGGTTTTGCCCGAACCCGGCCATGAAGACCGGCTTCTCCCCGAGCGTGGGGCTGACGTCCACCGAGGCGAACCCGACCGACAGCCCTGGCTCGGCGGCATAGCTCGGCAGAGCCGACAGCAACAAGGTCACGGCTGTGGGGAGAGTGCGCATGGAAGAACCTTCCTGAAGCAGGGAGCGATGCCGTAGTGTACGCAAACTGTCGGTCAGTGAATACTTACTTTTGTTCGAGGCGATAGACGTGATAGGCCGCGTCCGCATAAGTTTCCGTCAGCCATTTCGACGTCACATGAACCCCGGCCGGAACCACGACGTGCGTGACGTCGTCCGCGCGAACTTCGTCCATCACGCCCGTTTCGTCCCACCGTTCCGTGGCATACCACCGCTCGCACGCGGTCACCCGGCGGCGCCATTCCAGCACCTCGGCGTCCTGGTAGGGTACCGATTTGAAGTCCACGAACGTCGCGGCGCCGGTCGCGAGCCGGAAGCGCTGCAGTTCAAACACCGCGGGCCGACCGGTCTGCGGGACCGGGACGAACGTGGCTGCCGCCGAGCCGCGGGCCGCGGGCGGCTTGGGGAAGCCGCAGGGTAACAGGTAGACATCACCGGGCTGCCGCGTTTGGGCAACGTGCCGTTGCAACCCGTCTTCGGCCGCGCTGCCTTGATAACCGAGATGCTCCGCGTACACCCAGGCCGCGCCACCGACCGCTGCCACAGCCGTCAAACCAATGCTCGCCGCGATGACTCGACCCGCGGGGATACGCTCGACGAAGCACGCCAGGCCCGTGAGTGCGGCAGCCGTGGCGAGCGGGACAAGGAGAGCCGAGATTCGCCACGGGAACATCAACGCGAACGTGGCGTTTCCGGACCAGACCTGGGCGACGCTCAAGAGCAAGGCCACGACGGCCGCCACGGCCAGCGGAAAGAAAAGCGGCGTCCGCCGGAACGCGATCAAGCCAGCCCCGGCCCACACGATCTGAACCCAGGCGACGCCATCGAGCCAACGATGCACGTCGGTGTGGTGCGGGATGCGGACCCACGCCAGCACTTTCTGGGCTTCGGTAAACTGCTCGGGGCTCGATGGCGCGAAGGTGCTCAATGTGTAAGCGATAACCGGCAACACGCCGACCAGTGCGACAGTACCGACCCGCATCGCCCCGCCGATCTGACTGGACAGCAATAATCCCAGACACATGCCCGCGACGAGTAGCCCGGCCGGGAGCAGATAAGTCGAGTGAAACACGCACGCGGCCGCACAGAACGCGCCGGCGGCGACGTATCGTTTGCCAGCAAACGCGGCCAGAGCCACGAGCAGCAACACACCGAACACGGACGGCTGCAACCCCGCCCCAAGAAGGTACTGGTTGGCCACGCCGGCCTGGGCGTACCACGGGTAATCGACCCCAACGAGCTTGACGGACAGGACGCGCACGGCCGCCGAGTGAACCACGATCAGCCCGCCGGCCAACGCCACGCGACCGGCCGTCGTAATCGGCCGAAACGGGAGCACGGCCGCCACGGACCAGAGGCCGAGGAAGTAAACCACGAGGAGGGCGAAGAAGGCCGCGTGAAATGCCCATTCGCCACACGCTCGGTCGGCGAGCGCGATGCCGGCGCTAAACACGGGTGTCGGGTCGCGGGTGTTAGCCAGCCAGTCGGTTCGCAGGTCCCCGTACCCCGCCGCCGCGAGGCCGTGGAGGAAGTATTGATTCTGGTTTGAATAGTAAAGCGGCGGCTGCGTGTGTGTGACCGCGAACAGCACGGCGGCAACGATCGGGAGCCAAGGGAAAACTCGGCCCGGCGGATGAGCAGGTGGCATGACCGACTATTTCACGAACTTGTGCCCGCAGGGACAACCCGTGTCGCGGAATCTCTCGGCACGGCGGATTCACGTTCCTTTCCAAAGGGAATATCGGACACGTCCCATCTGAACCACAAGTGTTCAAGAACCGGGTTTTGTTCGACCCGACGTAGAGCTTGTTTCGTCCGCCGGTCGGGGGTTCATCTAGTGTCCCCCGACCGGCGGACGAATCATGCGTTTTCGCTCCTTGACAACACGCTATCTGGTACTGCGCTGGGGCCACCCGCTATTTGACTTTACGGTAGCGGATGGCTATGCCTGCCCCGGCGTCCGGGGTAAGGGTCAACTCATCACCACTGATGTCGTAGCGGGCGGTCGCATCGTTGGTTCCCCACAGCACGCCCTCGATCTTGAGTTCCATCTTCCGGTTCGGGAGTAGCTTATATGTGCCCTTGCCGTTGTTGAGTAGTCGCTCCTCAAGGAGCGTGCCATCGGAGAAGAACTCCAGCGACAGTGAACCATCCTGCTGCTTCCATTTGCCGAGGATGCGCTGCGAGTCGGCGATCTGTTGACCCTGGTTGAATAGCTGCTTACCGATGTCTGTTTGGAACAACACGAAGGCACCCCCGCCCAGAAGCAGGAGCAGCAGGAGCCAACCGAAGCCACGCGAGCCGCCCGAGCTTGGTTGCTCGACGACGATTTTCTGGGGCGGTGCAGCAGTTGCTGCAATCGGCTGGCCGCACTGCGGGCAGGTCGGAGCCTGTTCCGAGACCTGCTTACCACACGCCGGACAAGAGATAAGTGCCATCGAACCAACCCCCTTCTGCCTCACGGACTTGTTATTAGATTGCGCACAATCTATTCCAACTGATGCCGACCCGCGGTAACTCGGGATTACATGAACGACTTTGAAGCAAAGGACACGACATTTATACAACTAACGGACATCACACAAAACTCGAATTGCAATTAAATTACAAATTATATAATCATTGAGGCTCATGAGGCTCACGAGGCGACCGAGGTGGAAGGGCGTAACATCCCGCCGCAATCGCCCTCCGCGCCGGCGCTCGGCTCACACGTGCAATCGGTGATGCACTTCGGCTGGATGAACGAGGCGTAGCCCTCGCCCTTGGAAATCCCTATCGCCTCGGTGATATCCGACACTTTGATAGAATCCCCCAGAAAACGAAGCTCCTTGTCGGAGCCCGGGTTCTTCGAGGGGCGGTGTTCAAGAATCACCAGCGACAAACTCTTACTCTTGACGACATCCGGCCGCGGATCTTTCAATAGCGCCTGGAAATCGGCGTTGCTGATACCGGCAGCCGCGGGGAGCAGTTTCTTGGCGAGATCGACGGTGAGTTTCGCGTCCTGGGCGCGGCCGGCCGACGACATCGCCATGAGAACGACGGCCGAGAAAAGATACTGCTTCATCGTGTTTGCCCTGAAACGTTGATTTTGGCCGAACGATCGCTTTGCATGCCCGACCCGGCTTTGAGGAGCGGGTCAGGTGCAATGTTCTGTCCGGCTGTGCCGCCTTAATTCATCAGCAGCATTTCAAACTCCACAACCTTACCGTTGCGGACGATCGCGTAGCCCATCTCGCCGCACAAGTGCGCCCAGGACTCGCCCCCGGTGTTGTACTCCCACAGTTCGTCGCCCGGCTTCAGGTTCGCCTCCACCCATTCCCGCATGCCCCGCACGTGCGGGCCTTCTGGCTGCGAAACTGGCGTGGGATTCCTCTGGAACAGACCACGGACTCGCTGCCACAAGCCGCGAGATGCTTTCGCTGGTTGGTCCCATTCGGCCATCCGGGCGAACAGTTCGGCGGGTGTCATTCGCCGCCGAAGCCAGGCTTGAATCCCCCGGATGCGGGCGTTGATCTCTTCGACAGGCACCCGGCTCACTGCCGTCATCCAGTCATCGTCGAGACCTCGTGTCGTACACCGGAGCATTGCTACGAGATTTCCTCGCCGCCAGTGGTAAGTGTCCATGGTGTCCGGCGGTGCCGAATCGATCCCGCCCGCCTCGTGAAACTCGACTCGCTCCTGCTCTCTCCGCTCGAACTCGGCCGGGTCAAGGTCTGCGATCTCACATTCAACCCGCAAGAACTCGCCGCCAGGTCGCCCCTGCTCGTCCAGCCAATCAGCGTATACGAGCCGCGCCATGTTGTCATTCGGGGCAGATCGTATCGCCGCCAGAAACGCGGCATCGTCGCTCACACGCGCCTCCGGTGGCCGCACTTGTTAATGAACACCACGCCAGATTATCAATTGTGTGCAATTTTGATGGTTGTTATCAAGACAATTTCTACTCGCGACTCTTCATAATTTGCGCCGCCAGACACCTCGGGCCGCCGATGTCCGTGACCACACTCCGAAACCCGCTAAAATTGTTTTCGCGACGCGATTCCGCTCACCGAAAGGGCCGTGTGCCATGCCCGCGCTGATCGACGACACCTACGCCGAGGCGTTCCGCAGTATTTACACCTCCGTCCTCATCACCGCACGGGACCGCTACTGGCTCGACCGCGCGATCGACGCCTGCACCGGAAACGCGAGCAGTTCTATCCTCTGCGACTGCGAAGCCGGCCTCGACCGCTACGTCGGCCCGGGCGGTGACGCGGACACCACGACGCCCGACGGCCGGCTCGGGGCAGTCGTGCAATTTCACGTCCCGCGGTTCTGGAAGGAGCGCGCCCAGAAGTTGGAGCGGGCGGCACTCGTCCGGGTGAGCCAGAACGTCCTCACCTGCCCGACGACGGCCTGCTTCAACGTGCTGCCCGCCGACGGCGAGAACTGGTTCCCGCTCGGCCGCAAGATCGCGTACTTCGGGGATGGCCACCAGTACAAAGATGAGCGGTTCGGCCGCCGCGTGCGCGTGGTCCCGATTCTGAGCGGGGAGTTCGTGATCGAGCGGCGGTTCGGCTGGGCGGACGGGTTGATGGGCGGCAACCTCTGGTTCTTCGGCGAAACGGCCGACGGGGCGCTCGACGCGGCCACCCGCGCGGCGGCCGCGGCCGCGACGGTCGCCGGCGTTTGCCTCCCCTTCCCCGGCGGCGTGGCATCGAGCGGGTCGAAGGCCGGGAGCAAGTACAAGTTCGCGATCGCCAGCACATTCGCCGAATACTGCCCGACGCTCCGCGGCAAGGAAGGCATTCAGTCGCGGTTGCCGGAAGGCGTCACGAGCGTGCAGGAAATCATCATCAACGGCCCCGACCTGCCGACGATCGCCCGGGCGACCCAGGCCGCGATCGCCGCTTCGCGCGACACGCCGGAGTTGGCCCGCATCTCGGCGGGGAATTATGGCGGGCGGTTGGGGAAAAGTTTTGTGTACTTGCACCCGGAAAAGCAGCCGGGATGATGTCGGCAAAAATCGGTGGTAGCCCTGTTATATATAATGATTTTTCAAACGTCAAATTTTATAAGATAGAATATTATCGCCTTCTATATTTGCATCGTTGTTCATATTCGTTCAAAAAACACCGCGATAGGCGCGAAAAGCGAAAAAACTCCACCCTCAGAAATCGTTCAGACGGGCGAGCGGGGGACGTGAGTCGCCTGATTCTGGTGGTGGGAATGATTCCAACCAGAATCAGGCGACTCACGTCCCCCGCTCGCCCGTCTGCGCAATTCGCTGGTTAATCTGATGTGTAGAGTCGATCTTTTCGGGACTTCATTGTCTCGTCCGTTCTGGTTGATCTGCGATGACAAATGATGCTATCGGGCGGCCCACCAAGTTGACGCCCGAAGTTCAAAACGCGATCGTGAGAGTCATTCTGGCGGGCATGCCCCGTAGTGTTGCCGCGGCGTACGTAAACGTGCAGCCGCGCACGCTCCAGATCTGGCTCTCGCGCGGCAAAGAGGAGAACAGCGAGCCGTGCTATCGCGAATTGCGCGAAGCGGTTTTGCAGGCTGAAGCGAGTGCCGTCGTTCGCAACGTCGCGCACATTCAGCAGGCCGCCGCGGGCGACTGGCGGGCGGCGGCATGGTGGCTGGAACGACGGAGTGCGCATTTCTTCCGCGAGAGGATCCCGCTGGCCGAGTTTGAGCGACGCATCCACAAAATCGAGGAGCACGACAGACTCAAGGAGTTGTCAAACAAAGTAGAAACCGGCGAACAGCGAAGTTTACCTGATACTACCAGAATGTGATGCGTACTTTTTTACCGTGAACCGCTCACGAGCGGTTCACGATAGAGGCT
This is a stretch of genomic DNA from Fimbriiglobus ruber. It encodes these proteins:
- a CDS encoding DUF1573 domain-containing protein; this encodes MHRVLLAGLVVFASVGGARAGAEQYFSETSKDFGTTPRGPILIHYFTVKNTSQQTLNLGPARVSCGCVTPTVMKSQLAPGETTAVVAHMDSRRIPQANVLKTVIVYVPVQNSGTGIFEEVQLRVSAIARDDLVMSPETFAFGTVRKGQGGKSTTKITFYSDPNWKISDVMSTGVYVKAEAKPVAHQGSEAVYEITATLDPKCPVGNWTADIWLKSTAPGIERLRIPVTVNVVAPIVANPEAVKFGDVKVGETADQKVILQGNQAFKILKIKGAKDDLEVKAVGEGSRPVHILKLALKASESGDVTESIEVETDHPDQPTVVIPVTAKAAK
- a CDS encoding DUF6798 domain-containing protein, with translation MPPAHPPGRVFPWLPIVAAVLFAVTHTQPPLYYSNQNQYFLHGLAAAGYGDLRTDWLANTRDPTPVFSAGIALADRACGEWAFHAAFFALLVVYFLGLWSVAAVLPFRPITTAGRVALAGGLIVVHSAAVRVLSVKLVGVDYPWYAQAGVANQYLLGAGLQPSVFGVLLLVALAAFAGKRYVAAGAFCAAACVFHSTYLLPAGLLVAGMCLGLLLSSQIGGAMRVGTVALVGVLPVIAYTLSTFAPSSPEQFTEAQKVLAWVRIPHHTDVHRWLDGVAWVQIVWAGAGLIAFRRTPLFFPLAVAAVVALLLSVAQVWSGNATFALMFPWRISALLVPLATAAALTGLACFVERIPAGRVIAASIGLTAVAAVGGAAWVYAEHLGYQGSAAEDGLQRHVAQTRQPGDVYLLPCGFPKPPAARGSAAATFVPVPQTGRPAVFELQRFRLATGAATFVDFKSVPYQDAEVLEWRRRVTACERWYATERWDETGVMDEVRADDVTHVVVPAGVHVTSKWLTETYADAAYHVYRLEQK
- the truD gene encoding tRNA pseudouridine(13) synthase TruD; this encodes MKIKQRASDFRVEELTDVSAVSVGEFALYRLEKTGWTTPDALAIVRKRWDIDARRLSSGGLKDRHAETSQYFTIYRGPTRNLAHERINVTYLGRATEPFTSQNIIANRFAVTLRDLNAAAETAALAAADSIASVGLPNYFDDQRFGSVGEDHAFIAREMVFGRFEEALKLALTAPYEFDRAEQKREKDILRRHWGRWAECAAQLPYGHVRGLILHLSTNPGDFRNAVARLHPELQGLYLSVYQSALWNRILDRWLRDTFPTADLGAIELRLGTFAAPLQVPENLLPPWTSYTLPLPSARIKPEPGAWWATVAEAVLAEDGLTLGELKIPGLRKPFFSKGDRLICVRPTGVRTEPDNDDLHQGRRKITFLFDLPRASYATMFVKRLFATNT
- a CDS encoding TIGR02996 domain-containing protein, with product MSDDAAFLAAIRSAPNDNMARLVYADWLDEQGRPGGEFLRVECEIADLDPAEFERREQERVEFHEAGGIDSAPPDTMDTYHWRRGNLVAMLRCTTRGLDDDWMTAVSRVPVEEINARIRGIQAWLRRRMTPAELFARMAEWDQPAKASRGLWQRVRGLFQRNPTPVSQPEGPHVRGMREWVEANLKPGDELWEYNTGGESWAHLCGEMGYAIVRNGKVVEFEMLLMN
- a CDS encoding formylmethanofuran--tetrahydromethanopterin N-formyltransferase; the protein is MPALIDDTYAEAFRSIYTSVLITARDRYWLDRAIDACTGNASSSILCDCEAGLDRYVGPGGDADTTTPDGRLGAVVQFHVPRFWKERAQKLERAALVRVSQNVLTCPTTACFNVLPADGENWFPLGRKIAYFGDGHQYKDERFGRRVRVVPILSGEFVIERRFGWADGLMGGNLWFFGETADGALDAATRAAAAAATVAGVCLPFPGGVASSGSKAGSKYKFAIASTFAEYCPTLRGKEGIQSRLPEGVTSVQEIIINGPDLPTIARATQAAIAASRDTPELARISAGNYGGRLGKSFVYLHPEKQPG
- a CDS encoding zinc ribbon domain-containing protein, which produces MALISCPACGKQVSEQAPTCPQCGQPIAATAAPPQKIVVEQPSSGGSRGFGWLLLLLLLGGGAFVLFQTDIGKQLFNQGQQIADSQRILGKWKQQDGSLSLEFFSDGTLLEERLLNNGKGTYKLLPNRKMELKIEGVLWGTNDATARYDISGDELTLTPDAGAGIAIRYRKVK
- a CDS encoding ComF family protein, which produces MSIPPVPNSFRTLFSGLLDLVWPRSCYLCDQRIDTATRSGCVCSTCRGELTSDSAATCPRCAETVGPHTDTTAGCMNCRSRRFSFAGAVRLGAYQGKLRDAVLLAKHEGGEPLAEELGALLGTTRTAPLNAVAAEAVVPVPLHWQRRWARGYNQSEAVARGLAHVLGLPCRPRWLIRTRPTAQQRLVSAAARWENVRGAFRTGFGVRVRGVRILLVDDVLTTGATVDAAAAALMSAGAAQVSVAVIAHR